GCCATTGTCGGTCAACAGCGTCTGCAGCTTGAACGGGACGGCTTTGCTCAGCGCCGCCAGGAAGGCTCTGGCTGCCGCCGCCGTCTTGTTCGGCTTGACCTGCACGAACACCCAGCGGGTGGCGCGATCAATCGCGACGAACAGGTAACGCCGGCGCGTTTCATCGGCCATTTGCGGCAGGTATTTGACGTCGACGTGAATGAAGCCCGGTGCATAATCCTTGAAGGGTTTGCTGCGCGGTGACGGTACGGCCGGTTCGAGCGCCCGCAAGCTGCCAACGCCGTGACGGCGCAGGCAGCGGTCGAGTCCGGAGCGGGAAACCGTCGGCGTGAGGAATTCGCGCACGACCACCAGCAAATCATCCAGTCCCAGTTTGAGCAGTTTGCGCAGTTCGACTGCGATGGCTTCCTGGGCTGGGGTCAGTGTCGTCTGCAAGCGGTGCGCCGTATGCGAGCGGTCCTGCACGGACTCGCGCCGCCGCCACTTGGCAATGGTGGGCGAGCTGACGTTGTAGCGCCGGGCCAGCTCGGCATCGGTGATGCTGGCCGGTGCGGCCTGGATTTCAGCGCGGACGGCGGGTGTAGTGCGGGCGCGG
This window of the Jeongeupia sp. USM3 genome carries:
- a CDS encoding IS481 family transposase; protein product: MIVQLHRRARTTPAVRAEIQAAPASITDAELARRYNVSSPTIAKWRRRESVQDRSHTAHRLQTTLTPAQEAIAVELRKLLKLGLDDLLVVVREFLTPTVSRSGLDRCLRRHGVGSLRALEPAVPSPRSKPFKDYAPGFIHVDVKYLPQMADETRRRYLFVAIDRATRWVFVQVKPNKTAAAARAFLAALSKAVPFKLQTLLTDNGSEFTDRLFNKQKQASGEHEFDRLCTALGIEHRLTKPRHPQTNGMVERFNGRIADVLATHRFESGEDLAQTLARYVWLYNQHLPQLALQHRTPIQAMKDWARDRPDLFHKRVINRPGLDIYVIIR